One window of Kryptolebias marmoratus isolate JLee-2015 linkage group LG3, ASM164957v2, whole genome shotgun sequence genomic DNA carries:
- the LOC119616871 gene encoding uncharacterized protein LOC119616871 isoform X2, whose product MDGLHMTLVVLLGVVFCAHTSISLLVLEETVRPGDNITLYCDCKVSTGVYIVWFRNCSHENQPTLLLHLIKSYEWDKRFPRFKCEKNDSSNSYDLVIINTTKSDEGLYYCGTEEQKVEKDEIITSKIIYTYSNITTRLTVTQKSQDDKKRHDTVRQTEETQGEDVCYTTLEIRSASQRPKKMRTVQSSDFSTYSAINTDQM is encoded by the exons ATGGACGGACTGCATATGACTCTCGTTGTTCTATTGG GTGTTGTTTTCTGTGCACATACATCAATTAGTTTATTGGTGCTGGAGGAGACAGTCAGACCTGGAGACAACATCACTCTCTACTGTGACTGCAAAGTGTCCACTGGAGTTTACATAGTGTGGTTCAGGAACTGTTCCCATGAGAACCAGCCTACTCTTCTTTTACATTTGATAAAATCTTATGAATGGGACAAGAGATTTCCTcgttttaaatgtgaaaagaatGATTCCTCTAATTCCTATGATCTGGTGATAATAAACACCACTAAATCTGATGAGGGTCTCTATTACTGTGGAACTGAAGAGCAGAAGGTGGAGAAAGATGAAATCATCACTTCCAAAATCATTTACACATACAGCAACATCACCACAAGACTCACAGTCA CTCAAAAATCTCAAGATGACAAAAAGAGGCATGACACCGTGAGgcaaacagaagaaacacaG GGTGAAGACGTGTGTTATACTACCCTGGAGATCCGTTCAGCATCACAGAGACCAAAGAAAATGAGGACAGTCCAGAGTTCAGACTTCAGCACATATTCTGCCATCAATACAGATCAGATGTAA
- the LOC119616871 gene encoding T-cell surface glycoprotein CD8 alpha chain-like isoform X1 codes for MDGLHMTLVVLLGVVFCAHTSISLLVLEETVRPGDNITLYCDCKVSTGVYIVWFRNCSHENQPTLLLHLIKSYEWDKRFPRFKCEKNDSSNSYDLVIINTTKSDEGLYYCGTEEQKVEKDEIITSKIIYTYSNITTRLTVNSSGLHGDVKSAPQDCAVCWKLLFSLCPAVSVLSALLSSLLVYLLCQKTAQKSQDDKKRHDTVRQTEETQGEDVCYTTLEIRSASQRPKKMRTVQSSDFSTYSAINTDQM; via the exons ATGGACGGACTGCATATGACTCTCGTTGTTCTATTGG GTGTTGTTTTCTGTGCACATACATCAATTAGTTTATTGGTGCTGGAGGAGACAGTCAGACCTGGAGACAACATCACTCTCTACTGTGACTGCAAAGTGTCCACTGGAGTTTACATAGTGTGGTTCAGGAACTGTTCCCATGAGAACCAGCCTACTCTTCTTTTACATTTGATAAAATCTTATGAATGGGACAAGAGATTTCCTcgttttaaatgtgaaaagaatGATTCCTCTAATTCCTATGATCTGGTGATAATAAACACCACTAAATCTGATGAGGGTCTCTATTACTGTGGAACTGAAGAGCAGAAGGTGGAGAAAGATGAAATCATCACTTCCAAAATCATTTACACATACAGCAACATCACCACAAGACTCACAGTCA ACTCCAGTGGGCTTCATGGTGACGTTAAAAGCGCCCCTCAGGACTGCGCTGTGTGCTGGAAGCTGCTCTTCTCTCTGTGTCCGGCTGTTTCTGTCCTCTCGGctctcctttcctctcttttaGTTTACCTGCTTTGTCAGAAAACAG CTCAAAAATCTCAAGATGACAAAAAGAGGCATGACACCGTGAGgcaaacagaagaaacacaG GGTGAAGACGTGTGTTATACTACCCTGGAGATCCGTTCAGCATCACAGAGACCAAAGAAAATGAGGACAGTCCAGAGTTCAGACTTCAGCACATATTCTGCCATCAATACAGATCAGATGTAA